The Paenibacillus spongiae nucleotide sequence TCGGCAAATTTCGTTTCAATTCCTTGTGCAGCTCTCCGCCCTTGCGGACCGGAAGATAATCCTGGACGCCGGCAATCGTCGATGCGACATTGGAAGTGGCCGGAATGCTGTCGGTCCAGAGCACCAATCCCTTGACCCGCTTGCGGAAATCCTTGAACAGGTCCTTGTAGAAACGGTCCGTAGCCACCTGAACCTGATCGTACCGGCTCAAATACTGATTCGGGTCATCCAATTTATCGAGCCAATACTGATCTGGCTGAAAGCTTTTCGGATTCTGGATTTCATTCACCGTCTGGAAAATATAATAGATTTTGTCGCCTTTCTCGTTCCGGTTCGCAATCCCCTGCAGCGCGGCAGCCATCTTCACGAAATCGTAAGCGTATGCCGTCAGATTGTCTCCTTCATGCATGTCGGGCGTCGACTGGATCAACTCGTTCAAATTATAGATGTACAGCTTGTCGTTCTTCCCTTTCGCCTCCGCCTCCTCAGGCTGCCCTATGCGGACCAATCCGTGGCCGTAAAATACGGACAGCAATAAGCAAAGCGATACTAACGTTTTCATGCTTGTTCTCATCAATGTCTCATCCTTTCTTTCATACAAGTATTATGTAGGGTGCGGTTTCTGATGGCGTCGTTTGGCATCCCCTCCTTTCCGAGGTATTATTGAAGCGTTTTCATTATGATGTGTAGAATACATATGGATAGTATTTCAGTTCATTAATTTATATTACACGACATATGGCGTTTGCTGGGGAAGTGTGATGTCAATGGTGCCGAACTGGAAGAGGCTTTCCTGCACTCTGAGCATTCCTAGATTTATCTAATCATTCCGGATTAACAAATAAACGATGAGACCCACTAGCGGGAAAAATAACAGCCCCACTGCGACGATTATTGCGAATTCGCTGCTCTTTCCTCTCCTGATGCTATCGCGATAAGCCCAGACGCATATGGCGATATGAAGAACGAAGAAAATGAGGATAAACAGAATTCCAACAGTAGAGATAATATGCATGCGAATCGCCCACATTTGGTTTACAACTTATACGCTGGAAGGGTCTGGAAGGTTACGCTCAAGTTGGGAGTGGTGCTGGTGGCGGAACATATCGTAGAGAAAAGAAAAAGCCGAGCGAATCAGGGGAAATCGCCTGAAATCAACTCGACTTTTATTCAGACATATGCTTAGTGCGGTGATTGTTTATCTGTTGTTTTCGAAAGTTGGAGATCGCCTCCCAATTATTCCCCTATCGGTATATTTAATCTTCCGCGATGATTCGAACAGATAAACCGCCTGCTTCTTTTTTCGGCGTGCATGGCCAGCATTTCTTTGAACGATTGAGGGAAAGGGACAATGCGACCTTGCTCCCCTTGCCCTTATTAATCCGGATTGCTCGCTTACTCGAACGCCGGTCTATAGCAGCGTCTTTTGAGATAGGCATTATCTGGCCTTTCTCCACGGAGAAATTTGGCCAGCTTCTTCGTTTTACGTTTCGGTGATATGCGCCTCTCACTCACTCGATAACACCTTCTTCCAACGGAAGGCGTTCACTCATGTTCAGCCTGAATGTATAGTAAGGGTTTACGTGCGTGACCATTTTTCTGTTTCCAAAAGATTTTCAGTGGAACTTCCAGCTCTTTATATCTAGGGTCCGAGTTTTACTTTTTAGGAGAAATGGTTACCGTCGAATCTCTCCTATGATATAATTGGTACCGTTTACATGTTATGGTTATTATTGGACGTGTTAATTGACCACAAATGAAGAACATGGGTGGTGATAATTTCAAACTGTCGAACATACCGCAACGTAAGAACAGGTCCTAGTAGAGGTATAAGGAGGAATAATTCTGAAAACGAATTCGAGAAAAACTGTCGTTATCCTCGTGGTTTTCCTATTGGCTGTAGGCTTGCAGGCACCGGCTTTTGCAAAAGTGGAAATAAAGGAAAAAGAAACGCACCAGATGTTTCCGCAATCCGACAAAATATCAAAAACCGTGTATACGTACAACCTGGATCGTTTAAACAATTCCGCTTATTCGGAGGAACAGGCGGAAGGCATGATGCTGGCGTTAGTTTCCTTGCAAGGATTAGTCAATCGTGAGAAACCCGAGATTTATTTGAAGCACAGTTACGACTCGATTAGAAACGAATATTGGATTTTGGAACACTATAAGCAGAAAGGATACGTTAAGAAGGAAGTAGAAGTCACTGATCCCAACGACCTGTTTGATAGATACAAGAAGGAAAAACTCATTAAGGGACTGGTCGTCGCCGACCCGGCCAAGGATTATATGATCAACATCGCCACCAACATTGCAGGGGTCGACAACCTGCTGATCGTTTACCCGGATATGGTCGACAGTATGAAACAGCTTGGCTTTGAAGTTCGGATCGATTTGCGTCAAGAAGCCGAAATGGCAACGGCGACCCGTGCCTATAAATGGGTATATGAACGTTACTGGAGCCGCCAGCGGCATGATGTTCTGGCAAACGTTTATTATAATACACCCCATCATTATCAACGTGACTATTTGATTCAATTCAAAATACCGACATTTTGGTTGTCGGGACCTAAAGATAATAACTACACGCCTGAACTTGAGGATCATATCCGATATCTGCTGCAGCACACGCCGGCCAATATTCCGGTACTGGGATTCTGGGCTGCGACCGGTACTCAACCGGTTAAGTTGGACTATCCGGCCTCGATGGAAGACGTGGCCGTCGGCAAGCAGGTTACGGCAAGCGGAACCTGGATGGACAATGTAACCGTCACACCTGACAAAGCCGTGGATGGAAACTCTGCTACCAGATGGGCTTCTAACACGGATGCCGGAACACGCTGGATTAATGTAGACTTGGGTGAAGAGAAGGATCTCCGGTATATTATCATAAACTGGGAGGCTTCTGCCCCGTTTCGTGTTGAAGTATCGAAGGATGGTGTAACGTATTCTGAGGTCGGAACATATAACGGGATTTCGAACGGCAAGAACACCGAGACCCTTCCCGAGGGAACAACAGGACGCTACGTAAGAATTGCATCCGATTCATTTCTATCGATTTGGACATTGCAGGTGATTGCTCCCAGAGCTAAAGGGAGTCCACCGTCCGAGCCGCCATTGGAAACGGTTGAAATGGGCGTCACCGAATTTGGCGGGGTCAAGCTGGCTGGAGAGTATGGCAAGTATACCATCGTTAACGACTTTGCAGGCAACTTCTCCTTTCACTCCGGCGTACCGGTGTCCAAGAATGCATTTCAGCAGAAGAGCAACCGGCCTCCGCTAACCTATGACCCGAACAAAAAGTATGTCGCGGTCACCATGATCGAAAGCGGAGATTCGACGGGATATTATCAATACGGGCTTAAATTCTTTCAATGGGATCAGCGAGAACGGGGCAATGTTGCCGTGAATTACGGTATTGCTCCTGCAGTAAAGTTTTTAATGCCTGGGGTGCTCGAAATGCTTTATGAAACAAAAACTGATGATGACTATTTCTTCAACGCCATTTCGGGGGCAGGTTACAGTTATCCCCTGCTCGGTTATGGCAGCAAAGGAATCATGGATGCCGACGATACTATCATCATGGATCAATCTGCGATTCTAAACGACTATTTTCGGCAATCGGATACTTATATGCGCTCGATGGATTTGGATATGCTGGGATTGTACACGCATCCTTGGTCCGGACGAAATGATGCGGCAGACGATGATTTTATGAACACGTATGTCCTTCCCAATATGAACATCGATGCAATAATTGCCGATATGGGCCGAAATAATGAAACGAACGCATCCAATGCGAATCGAATGCTCCAAGGTGAAGTCCCCATTTTTCACAATCTGACACGTTGGCCTTCGGAGGATTTCTATCCCACGTACGATCCGGCCAAAGATCAAGGTGCCGTTCAGGCACTAGTAAAAGAAATACGTGACAACATGGGGAACGGACAGTTCATGCATGCGATGGCATACAGCTGGCACTACGGGCCGGACCGTATCAAGCAAGCTGAAGATATTTTAAAAGTAGAAGGCTATGTGTTTGTTACATTGGAAGCTTTCGAGCAGTTGTGGAGGCAATCGCAGCAACAATAAGCATTAAAGTCGGGGGGCTGCCCGCTCCCCTTTATGCTGGAACCACCATAGGCAGCTGCCGCGGCGACGGAGGCGTACATCCGGCTTTTCCACGTCCAGACTTTCGGTATTCGTATCGGCAGAAATAGCCCAAAACTTCACTCTCGTCGGTCCAGGTGAAAATTGCAGAATGTAAATCCTTTTGGGTTTAACTGGCATTAGTTCGGGTACATTCCTTTAAAATGTACATGTATTTTTCCGATCCGCCGCAAGTACAGTACAGTAGGGCTAGATGGAGACGTGCACAAATTAATAAATACAAAGAGTCCCGATTAGTTCAAAACTACGATCGGGACTCTTTGCTATATACTTATAATTGGTTTCCGACTTTAATGTCGAGTTTCCAACTTTAATGTAAAGTTTCTAATTTTAATGTCACTGAACAGCAACAACTGCTGCTTCACCAACAACCCCAAACCTACTCCACCGTCACGCTCTTCGCCAAGTTCCGCGGCTTATCAACATCGTTGCCAAGAGCAAGCGACGCGTAGTACGCGATCAGCTGCAGAGGGACGACGGACAGGGCCGGTGTGAGCAGCGGCAGCGTCTTCGGAATGGCGAACAGCTCGTCGACGGATTTGCCGACTTCTTCTTCGCTTCCGCCGTTCACGATCCCCAGCACGTGGGCGCCGCGGGCCTTCACTTCCTTGATGTTGCTGAGCGTCTTCTCGTAGAGATCCTCCTGCGTAATGAGCGCAATGACCGGAATCCCTTCCTCGATCAGCGCCAGCGTGCCATGCTTCAGCTCGCCTGCCGCATAGGCTTCGGAGTGAATGTAAGAAATTTCCTTCAGCTTCAGCGAGCCTTCTTGCGCCACGGCGAAGTCCGAGCCGCGGCCGATGAAGAAGAGGTTGCTGTGCTTGGAGATCGACTCCGCGACCTGCTTCAGCACAACGGACTGGGACAGGATGCGCTCCACCTGCTCCGGCAGCTGCTGCATCGCTTCAAGCACTTCCGCAATAAACGCGCTATCGCGTGTCTCCAGCGATTCAGCCAAGTACAGGCCGAGGAGGTAGAATGCGATCAGCTGGGAGGTATACGCCTTCGTCGATGCTACAGCGATTTCCGGGCCCGCTTGGGTGATGATGACATCATCCGCTTCGCGGGAAACCGAGCTGCCTACGACATTCGTGATTGCCAGCACGCGCGCTCCGCAGCGCTTCGCTTCTCGGAGGGCCGCTAACGTATCGGCTGTCTCACCAGATTGGCTGACGACAATGACGAGCGTCTCCGGCGTAATAATCGGCGAACGATAGCGGTATTCCGATGCGACATCCGTTTCCACCGGGATGCGCGCAAGGCTCTCGATCACCTGTTTGCCGATCATTCCGGCATGGTATGCCGTACCGCAAGCGACTATATGCACGTTGCGGATCGCCTTGAGCTGCTCCAGCGTCATGCCGATTTCCTTCAGCTGTACGGAACGTCCATCCTCGGACACACGGCCCATCATCGTATCGCGATACGCTTTCGGCTGTTCGAAGATTTCTTTCAGCATAAAATGGTCGAATCCGGCTTTTTCTGCGGTTACGAGATCCCAATCGACATGAAATATTTCCTTGGAAATAATTTCGCCGTCAATCGTCATCAGTTCGACGCTGTTCTTTGTCAGAACAGCCATTTCGCCATCATTCAGAATGTACACGTCGCGCGTATGCTCCAGAATGGCGGGAATATCCGATCCGATAAAATTCTCGCCGTTGCCGATTCCAATTACGAGCGGGCTTGCGAAGCGAACGGCAACCAGACGGTCCGGCTCATACTCCGTCAATACGCCAAGGGCGAATGCGCCGCGCATCCTTTTGACCGCACGCTGCACCGCTTCGACAATATCCCCGTCGTACTCTTCTGCAACCAGATGCGAGATGACCTCCGTATCCGTCTCCGATACGAATCGGCGGCCTTTCGCCATCAGTTCTTCCTTCAGTTCGATATAATTCTCGATAATGCCGTTATGAACGACAGAAAATTTAGCCGAGTTATCCGTATGCGGATGGGAATTCACATCCGACGGTTTGCCATGCGTTGCCCAGCGGGTATGGCCAATCCCTACAGATCCGCGCAGCGGTTCGCCATCAAGCTTCTCTTCAAGAACGGCCAGTCGGCCCTTCGATTTGCGAACCTCAAGCTCTTGACCTGTAAATACGGCAATACCTGCAGAGTCGTACCCGCGGTATTCCAGCTTCTTCAATCCTTCAAGCAAAATGTCCTGCGAGTCGCGCTTTCCGATATATCCTACAATTCCACACATAATTGAATAGACCTCCATTAACGGTTATAGTTCCCGACGCTAACGGATGCCATACCATCATGTGACGGCACAGGGCACTTTATGAGGTTATCTGACGTTAACGAAACAATCTGTCTTCGCGAGAAACCGTTCTGCCCGAGCCGTCCCCACTGGCCGGCATCGTAAGCAAACGGAATAATGGCAATAAGAAACTTAACGTCCTCTCCTGAAGCAGCCCCACTGGCTGAACAACAGAAGGAATGACGATTCTAACCAGCACGCTCCATACGGCCTCACTTGCCGAGAACGCGCGCTGTTCATCAATGAAGCATTCCTGCCGACTCATTGTAGGACCGGTTGCCCAGTCTTTTTAGAAATCGGCTTACGGCTTGAATGCATAACCGGGAGGTCCCCGCCGAACAATCCGAACACCTCCACCTCGTCAGCTTGCCGCCCGCTCATCCTACGTGTGATGTAACTTCGTAATCTCTTCACAGTCCATCACATCGTTCAAGAAGATGCAGCAGTACGCGCTAGCTCTGGCGCTTTGAACAACTAATTAACCTCGATCCTCGCTTTCCTTCCGAAATCATAATTCTTATCATATTCATTTTGGTCCATTTGCGCAACTCAATTTTTTTTCATCTTTTTTTCATAGTTTTCATAAAACAGAGCAGCCTCACCCGCAAGTCCGTCCAATGGCATGCCGGAAGAGCGGCTGCAGACTCAGTTTTTCAAAGCAAGCGGCTGGGATCCGTCCTGCATATCCAGGTCATATTGGGGATCGCCAGGCCGCTTGTTCCCAGACTTTTTGTTCATTTTTGGCAGGTGTTCTTGCCATGCAAGAAGCACTATGTTATGCCCCGCCTAGCTCCGCTCTAACGGTTGAGGCTATACGGTCCACATACGCTGCAACTTGTTCCTTATCCGGTCCTTCCGCCATTACGCGAATGAGGGATTCCGTGCCGGATGGACGGACCAGCACGCGGCCGTTGTCACCGAATTCCTGCTCCACCTCTGCGATAGCCGCAGCGATCGCTGTATTTCCCTTATACTTGCTCTTGTCCGCGACGCGCACATTCACCAGCACCTGCGGATATTGACGCATTAGCTTTTTAAGCTCGCTCAGCTTGCTGCCGGAGCTGACGAGCGTGTCGACCAGCTGCATGGCAGTCAATATACCGTCACCGGTTGTATTATAATCGAGGAAAATCACGTGTCCCGACTGTTCCCCGCCCAAATTGTAACCTCCGCGGCGCATCTCTTCCATCACGTAACGGTCGCCGACCGCTGTCTGCGCCGTGTTCAGCTCCAGGCGCTTCGCCGCCTTGAAGAAGCCGATATTGCTCATTACGGTCGTCACGACGGTATCGTGCTTCAATTTGCCCGCGCGCTTCATTGCATCGCCGCAAATACATAGAATAAAGTCGCCGTCGACTTCTTCGCCAGTTTCGTCAATCGCAATCAATCGGTCCGCGTCGCCGTCGAACGACAAGCCGAGGTCCGCGCCATGCTTCAGCACTTCCTCGCGCAGAAACTGCGGATGGGTCGAGCCGACGCCGTCATTAATATTAAGCCCGTTCGGCTCCGCGCCGACGGTAATCACTTCGGCACCCAACTCGCGGAATACAGTAGGCGCTAACGAATAGGCAGCCCCATTCGCGCAGTCGAGTACGATTTTCAATCCGTTGAATGATTGTGTCACTGTCGTTTTCAGAAAATCGAGATATTTCCGGCTCGCCTGCTCTTCCAGCGTCACGCTGCCGATTTGTCCGCCTTCAGGACGAGGAAGCTCGT carries:
- a CDS encoding galactose-binding domain-containing protein, with protein sequence MAVGLQAPAFAKVEIKEKETHQMFPQSDKISKTVYTYNLDRLNNSAYSEEQAEGMMLALVSLQGLVNREKPEIYLKHSYDSIRNEYWILEHYKQKGYVKKEVEVTDPNDLFDRYKKEKLIKGLVVADPAKDYMINIATNIAGVDNLLIVYPDMVDSMKQLGFEVRIDLRQEAEMATATRAYKWVYERYWSRQRHDVLANVYYNTPHHYQRDYLIQFKIPTFWLSGPKDNNYTPELEDHIRYLLQHTPANIPVLGFWAATGTQPVKLDYPASMEDVAVGKQVTASGTWMDNVTVTPDKAVDGNSATRWASNTDAGTRWINVDLGEEKDLRYIIINWEASAPFRVEVSKDGVTYSEVGTYNGISNGKNTETLPEGTTGRYVRIASDSFLSIWTLQVIAPRAKGSPPSEPPLETVEMGVTEFGGVKLAGEYGKYTIVNDFAGNFSFHSGVPVSKNAFQQKSNRPPLTYDPNKKYVAVTMIESGDSTGYYQYGLKFFQWDQRERGNVAVNYGIAPAVKFLMPGVLEMLYETKTDDDYFFNAISGAGYSYPLLGYGSKGIMDADDTIIMDQSAILNDYFRQSDTYMRSMDLDMLGLYTHPWSGRNDAADDDFMNTYVLPNMNIDAIIADMGRNNETNASNANRMLQGEVPIFHNLTRWPSEDFYPTYDPAKDQGAVQALVKEIRDNMGNGQFMHAMAYSWHYGPDRIKQAEDILKVEGYVFVTLEAFEQLWRQSQQQ
- the glmS gene encoding glutamine--fructose-6-phosphate transaminase (isomerizing), with the translated sequence MCGIVGYIGKRDSQDILLEGLKKLEYRGYDSAGIAVFTGQELEVRKSKGRLAVLEEKLDGEPLRGSVGIGHTRWATHGKPSDVNSHPHTDNSAKFSVVHNGIIENYIELKEELMAKGRRFVSETDTEVISHLVAEEYDGDIVEAVQRAVKRMRGAFALGVLTEYEPDRLVAVRFASPLVIGIGNGENFIGSDIPAILEHTRDVYILNDGEMAVLTKNSVELMTIDGEIISKEIFHVDWDLVTAEKAGFDHFMLKEIFEQPKAYRDTMMGRVSEDGRSVQLKEIGMTLEQLKAIRNVHIVACGTAYHAGMIGKQVIESLARIPVETDVASEYRYRSPIITPETLVIVVSQSGETADTLAALREAKRCGARVLAITNVVGSSVSREADDVIITQAGPEIAVASTKAYTSQLIAFYLLGLYLAESLETRDSAFIAEVLEAMQQLPEQVERILSQSVVLKQVAESISKHSNLFFIGRGSDFAVAQEGSLKLKEISYIHSEAYAAGELKHGTLALIEEGIPVIALITQEDLYEKTLSNIKEVKARGAHVLGIVNGGSEEEVGKSVDELFAIPKTLPLLTPALSVVPLQLIAYYASLALGNDVDKPRNLAKSVTVE
- the glmM gene encoding phosphoglucosamine mutase codes for the protein MGKYFGTDGVRGVANRELTPELAYRIGRCGGYVLTGKADKPKVIIGLDTRISGPMLEAALTAGLLSIGASVIRLGVVSTPAVAYLTRVMGADAGVMISASHNPVEDNGIKFFGGDGFKLSDETELEIERLMDAEHDELPRPEGGQIGSVTLEEQASRKYLDFLKTTVTQSFNGLKIVLDCANGAAYSLAPTVFRELGAEVITVGAEPNGLNINDGVGSTHPQFLREEVLKHGADLGLSFDGDADRLIAIDETGEEVDGDFILCICGDAMKRAGKLKHDTVVTTVMSNIGFFKAAKRLELNTAQTAVGDRYVMEEMRRGGYNLGGEQSGHVIFLDYNTTGDGILTAMQLVDTLVSSGSKLSELKKLMRQYPQVLVNVRVADKSKYKGNTAIAAAIAEVEQEFGDNGRVLVRPSGTESLIRVMAEGPDKEQVAAYVDRIASTVRAELGGA